ATACTATTTGTCTACACAACTGCATTTTATCGCGTTCTTTTAAAAATGCTCGATTATTCAAAGAACACAAATCTACAATAATTTTGTGTGTAATTGGGATGTTTTGTATTGCGTAACTGAGGACTTTAGAAAACGGTTCCAGTACACTCTAAGATTATAGAAGTATATGAAGTATGTGTGATTTGTTCATAACATAATTAATTAAAGTACCTTGGAAAGCTGTGGGattttcaacattgaaatcataatGTGCAGTAAATGTTCCGGTTCATCTAAGCTTTGAAGTATGAAAATTATCCGTCGGATAAGGTTATCAATACCTTGTACCGCAATAGACCATGTGTTACCGCTGATATTATCAACTGGAACACATTGAAGATACTCGGATAAGTTTCTGAGTATAATGGATAGCATATCAGCCGGTAGAGTTTTTTTAGAGTTTAGGGTTTCTGTCAAAAGTTGCACAGGACTAACTGGACTCAGGTCGTTGAAATCATTGAGACTAATGACAATACTCTTGAAGAAGTTTCTGCGCACGGTCTCTgttaaaaatattatattaatttattattataatatttatTCGATGGTTCGTACCATTAGCCTGTGAaagaaatatttgataaaataCTCCGTTAGgagacaattgatgcaaaacgcAACGTATGAACTGATGTGCTACTGACATTGACCCTCCTGGTAGGTGGGTTGTACTTTCACATTGCCACGGATATGTTGAATGAAGAGCCACCCTAAAAATGATAAGAACAAGAAAACACTCTTACACTGAAATGGTATACATTAGGATCTTAGGAAAAAACTTCGGCCAGACCTCGGGAATTCAGCCCAAATTTTATAATTAGTTCTATAGATTTTGATACCGAATAAAGTGTGATACACATGCAAAGTCAATGTTAACGTAAGTTCCCGACCACCTCGCTCGTTGggttcctcttcttcttctcatCCTCACTGGAGTCGCTGCGAACACCATCGACGCATCTTTACGGGCCTGTTGTCTGGCAGTCTTGCAACATGTTCCGCCCATGGCACGCCTTGCAAACTTTCTGTATTTATCC
This sequence is a window from Toxorhynchites rutilus septentrionalis strain SRP unplaced genomic scaffold, ASM2978413v1 HiC_scaffold_458, whole genome shotgun sequence. Protein-coding genes within it:
- the LOC129782201 gene encoding protein unc-79 homolog, translating into MSVAHQFIRCVLHQLSPNGVFYQIFLSQANETVRRNFFKSIVISLNDFNDLSPVSPVQLLTETLNSKKTLPADMLSIILRNLSEYLQCVPVDNISGNTWSIAVQGIDNLIRRIIFILQSLDEPEHLLHIMISMLKIPQLSKSVLEPFSKVLSYAIQNIPITHKIIVDLCSLNNRAFLKERDKMQLCRQIVFELVQALKFKTSIPDNNLLLLVAILLHDAGGAMFPGVINDLPDATLSLNCNIAECMRQTYLNDVIEFLADFHTLSKIKNVKTGTITTGLSEDTLGGVLKGAVAQYLALELSRGNSKDSRTVSRYLPWLNNAPSSVQQGYAILHTQQKLCFFHVGSGVE